In Cytobacillus oceanisediminis, the following proteins share a genomic window:
- the fusA gene encoding elongation factor G produces MAREFSLENTRNIGIMAHIDAGKTTTTERVLYYTGRIHKIGETHEGASQMDWMEQEQERGITITSAATTAQWKGHRVNIIDTPGHVDFTVEVERSLRVLDGAVAVLDAQSGVEPQTETVWRQATTYGVPRVVFVNKMDKIGADFLYSLKTLHDRLQANAAAIQLPIGAEDQFEGIIDLITMKATFYGNDLGTDIEERDIPEEYMDQAEEYREKLIEAVAELDEELMEKYLGGEEITNEELKAAIRQGTVNVEFYPVICGSAFKNKGVQKMLDAVIDYLPSPLDVPAIKGTLPDSEEEVTRPSSDDAPFSALAFKVMTDPYVGKLTFFRVYSGTLNSGSYVQNSTKGKRERVGRILQMHANSREEISVVHAGDIAAAVGLKDTSTGDTLCDEKNLVILESMEFPEPVISLSIEPKSKADQDKMTTALQKLQEEDPTFRAHTDQETGQVIIAGMGELHLDILVDRMRREFKVEANVGAPQVAYRETFRSSAQVEGKFARQSGGRGQFGHVWIEFAPNEEGKGFEFENGIVGGVVPREYIPAVQAGLEDALDRGVLAGFPLVDIKARLFDGSYHDVDSSEMAFKIAASMALKNAASKCNPVILEPVMKVEVVIPEEYMGDIMGDVTSRRGRVEGMEARGNAQVVRAMVPLSEMFGYATALRSNTQGRGTFSMHFDHYEEVPKSISEEIIKKNKGE; encoded by the coding sequence ATGGCTAGAGAGTTCTCCTTAGAAAATACTCGCAATATCGGTATCATGGCTCACATTGATGCCGGTAAAACAACAACAACTGAGCGTGTACTTTACTACACTGGCCGTATCCACAAAATCGGTGAAACACACGAAGGTGCTTCACAGATGGACTGGATGGAGCAGGAGCAGGAGCGTGGAATCACAATCACTTCTGCTGCGACAACTGCACAGTGGAAAGGCCATCGCGTAAACATCATTGACACTCCTGGACACGTAGACTTCACAGTTGAAGTTGAGCGTTCACTTCGTGTTCTTGATGGTGCGGTTGCTGTACTTGATGCACAATCAGGCGTTGAGCCTCAAACTGAAACAGTTTGGCGACAGGCTACTACTTACGGAGTACCACGTGTGGTATTCGTAAACAAAATGGATAAAATCGGTGCTGACTTCTTGTACTCATTGAAGACTCTTCATGATCGTCTGCAAGCTAATGCAGCAGCTATCCAATTACCTATCGGTGCTGAAGATCAGTTCGAAGGCATCATTGATCTTATCACAATGAAAGCTACGTTCTACGGTAACGACCTTGGTACTGATATCGAAGAGCGTGATATCCCAGAAGAATACATGGATCAAGCTGAAGAATACCGTGAAAAGTTAATTGAAGCGGTTGCTGAACTTGATGAAGAATTAATGGAGAAATACCTTGGTGGTGAAGAAATCACTAACGAAGAGCTAAAAGCAGCTATTCGTCAAGGTACAGTAAACGTTGAGTTCTATCCTGTAATCTGTGGTTCTGCTTTCAAAAATAAAGGTGTTCAAAAGATGCTGGATGCAGTAATCGACTATCTTCCTTCTCCACTAGATGTACCAGCTATTAAAGGTACACTTCCTGATTCGGAAGAAGAGGTTACACGTCCTTCTAGCGATGATGCGCCTTTCTCAGCTCTTGCGTTTAAAGTTATGACTGACCCTTATGTCGGTAAACTTACATTCTTCCGTGTTTACTCTGGTACATTGAACTCAGGTTCTTATGTACAGAACTCTACTAAAGGGAAGCGTGAGCGTGTAGGTCGTATCCTGCAAATGCACGCCAACTCTCGTGAAGAGATCTCAGTAGTTCACGCTGGAGATATCGCAGCAGCTGTTGGTCTTAAAGATACTAGTACTGGAGATACACTATGTGATGAAAAGAATCTAGTTATTCTTGAGTCTATGGAGTTCCCAGAACCAGTTATCTCATTATCTATCGAGCCGAAATCTAAGGCTGACCAAGATAAGATGACTACTGCTCTGCAAAAACTTCAAGAAGAAGATCCTACATTCCGCGCGCATACTGACCAGGAAACTGGACAGGTTATTATCGCTGGTATGGGTGAGCTTCACCTTGATATTCTAGTTGATCGTATGAGACGTGAATTTAAAGTGGAAGCAAACGTAGGTGCACCTCAGGTTGCATACCGCGAAACTTTCCGTTCTTCAGCGCAGGTTGAAGGTAAATTTGCCCGTCAATCCGGTGGACGCGGACAATTCGGTCATGTATGGATCGAATTTGCTCCAAATGAAGAAGGTAAAGGCTTCGAATTCGAAAACGGCATTGTCGGTGGTGTTGTTCCGCGTGAATACATCCCTGCAGTTCAAGCTGGTCTTGAAGATGCTCTCGACAGAGGAGTACTTGCTGGATTCCCATTAGTAGATATCAAAGCTAGACTATTTGATGGTTCTTACCATGATGTCGACTCTTCTGAAATGGCATTTAAAATTGCTGCCTCTATGGCACTTAAAAATGCTGCGTCAAAATGTAATCCTGTAATTCTTGAGCCGGTTATGAAAGTTGAAGTAGTAATCCCTGAAGAATACATGGGTGACATCATGGGTGATGTTACATCACGCCGTGGACGCGTTGAAGGTATGGAAGCACGCGGTAATGCACAAGTAGTTCGTGCAATGGTTCCTCTTTCAGAAATGTTTGGCTACGCAACTGCATTGCGTTCTAATACGCAAGGTCGCGGTACATTCTCAATGCACTTTGACCACTATGAAGAAGTACCAAAATCAATTTCTGAAGAAATCATTAAAAAAAATAAAGGTGAATAA